Proteins co-encoded in one Pseudarthrobacter chlorophenolicus A6 genomic window:
- a CDS encoding LysE family translocator, with amino-acid sequence MNPELFLAFVLVAAALACTPGVDWAYSITAGLGQRSFVPAVAGLCGGYVLHTALLVAGLAAVLTGMPGVLGWLTLAGAGYLMWLGISTLRSWRGASFSAAGATGSSGATRLRTFLQGMGTSGINPKGLLFYIALIPQFVSADASLPVPVQSGLLGMTFVALAGLVYTAVALLSRTLLQSRPGAARAVTLASGIIMVLLGTVLLGEQLVPLVAGRA; translated from the coding sequence ATGAATCCGGAGCTGTTCCTGGCCTTTGTGCTGGTGGCCGCGGCCCTCGCCTGCACCCCCGGCGTGGACTGGGCCTACTCCATCACGGCAGGACTAGGACAGCGCAGTTTCGTGCCCGCAGTTGCCGGACTGTGCGGCGGGTATGTCCTGCACACCGCCCTGCTGGTGGCCGGGCTCGCCGCGGTACTGACCGGAATGCCCGGCGTGCTGGGCTGGCTGACGCTGGCGGGCGCCGGCTACCTGATGTGGTTGGGGATCAGCACGCTCCGCTCGTGGCGCGGGGCGTCCTTCAGTGCGGCAGGCGCCACCGGAAGTTCCGGTGCGACGCGGCTGCGTACCTTCCTGCAGGGCATGGGAACCAGCGGCATCAACCCGAAGGGCCTGCTGTTCTACATAGCCCTGATCCCGCAATTCGTCAGCGCGGACGCCTCACTGCCGGTGCCGGTCCAGTCCGGGCTGCTGGGCATGACCTTCGTGGCGCTGGCCGGGCTGGTCTACACGGCCGTGGCGCTGCTGTCCCGCACACTGCTGCAAAGCAGGCCCGGGGCGGCGCGGGCGGTGACCCTGGCCAGCGGGATCATCATGGTCCTGCTGGGGACAGTGCTGCTCGGCGAACAGCTGGTTCCCCTGGTGGCGGGCCGCGCCTAG